The Syntrophales bacterium region TCGGTGCTTTTATCGGTCTGTCATTTCCCGTGGTATTTACCCACAGGACTATACAGGATATAGTAAAAAGTCATATTAAAGTCGGAACAGAAGGAAAACATAAAGTCCACGGAGCTGTCAGGGAGATCAAAAGATGACAAGGGAAGCTATGCTCTATGAGAAGCTGGAGGGTGGAGCTGTAAGGTGTTTTCTCTGCGGACACGGGTGTAAGATTCCTCCGACAGGACGGGGGATATGCGGGGTACGCGAAAACAGAGAGGGTATCCTCTACACACTGGTTTATGGAATGGTCATAGCTGAAAATGTTGACCCTATCGAGAAAAAACCTCTCTTTCATGTCTGGCCCGGATCGAAATCCTTTTCTATCGCTACCGTCGGGTGCAACTTTTCATGTACCTTCTGCCAAAATAATGACATTTCTCAGACACCGCGGGAGACGGGGGAAATAATGGGAAGAAAGGTTACTCCGGAGGAGATCGTCGAAAAAGCTGTCCGAACAAAATCGATGACCATTGCCTATACATACACTGAACCGACCGTATTTTTCGAGTACGCCTACGACATCTGCCGTATTGCCCACACGAGGAAGATTAAAAATGTCTTTATCACCAACGGTTTTATGACTGCAGATGCTCTTGAAAAAATATCACCCTACCTTGATGCAGCCAATGTGGACCTGAAATCCTTCAGCGATGACTTTTACAAAACGTGGTGCGGGGCAAGACTTCAGCCGGTTCTCGATAGCATAAGGAAGATGAAAGAACTGAACATCTGGGTGGAGATAACGACCCTCGTTATACCCA contains the following coding sequences:
- the amrS gene encoding AmmeMemoRadiSam system radical SAM enzyme; protein product: MTREAMLYEKLEGGAVRCFLCGHGCKIPPTGRGICGVRENREGILYTLVYGMVIAENVDPIEKKPLFHVWPGSKSFSIATVGCNFSCTFCQNNDISQTPRETGEIMGRKVTPEEIVEKAVRTKSMTIAYTYTEPTVFFEYAYDICRIAHTRKIKNVFITNGFMTADALEKISPYLDAANVDLKSFSDDFYKTWCGARLQPVLDSIRKMKELNIWVEITTLVIPTLNDTEEELRQIAEFILSLGPETPWHISRFHPQYKMANLPLTPVETIHRAAEIGKETGLKYVYSGNVPGDVGEKTLCYNCGALLIDRYGFFINRITLRESRCPECNTPLDGIL